One Gossypium raimondii isolate GPD5lz chromosome 3, ASM2569854v1, whole genome shotgun sequence genomic window carries:
- the LOC105796962 gene encoding rRNA-processing protein fcf2 — protein MPESKAVIGLRWEPKLPALPFQSKTTSMSGSGSVSRSRNEPQSTSLWKPNQQLIDGLFLPPNDPSKVNKLLRKQVKDTAGTAWFDMPAPTLTPELKKDLQLLKVRGAIDPKRHYKKESKSKALPKYFQVGTVVESVTDYYSGRMTKKEKKPTLADELLSDPAVRQYRKRKVREIEERNRPAGNEKWKIKGRQTFKRAKQRRH, from the exons ATGCCAGAAAGTAAGGCGGTGATTGGTCTGAGATGGGAGCCCAAGCTCCCTGCATTGCCTTTCCAATCTAAAACCACCTCTATGTCTGGTTCTGGGTCTGTTTCTAGATCCCGGAATGAGCCCCAAAGCACTTCCCTCTGGAAACCCAATCAACAACTCATCGATGGCCTTTTTCTACCGCCTAATGATCCTTCTAAGGTTAACAAGTTGCTCAGAAAGCAAGTCAAAGACACTGCTGGCACCGCCTG GTTTGATATGCCTGCGCCAACTCTCACCCCAGAGTTGAAGAAAGATCTTCAATTACTCAAG GTGAGGGGAGCCATTGATCCCAAGAGACACTATAAAAAGGAATCAAAATCCAAAGCACTGCCGAAGTATTTCCAG GTGGGAACTGTGGTAGAATCTGTGACAGACTACTACTCAGGTAGAATGacaaagaaggagaagaagcCAACCCTTGCTGATGAGCTGCTTTCTGACCCTGCTGTTAGGCAATACAG GAAGCGCAAGGTTCGGGAGATTGAAGAACGTAATCGACCAGCCGGAAATGAGAAATGGAAGATAAAAGGTCGTCAAACGTTCAAGCGAGCAAAGCAACGAAGGCATTAA